In Myxococcus stipitatus, the following are encoded in one genomic region:
- a CDS encoding TldD/PmbA family protein: MPIPIQPVLPLLAASAVLLAATPAQDSRLTLLDAMASELTRNQQQLKLQSHEPPYFMSYQLKDYTQDVVAARYGAVFMDDGYRERRLYVDVRVGDYAFDSSVAEGLDFSFSTKGTSYTSRKEGPLDDSPMALRTALWLITDEKYKSALFQYLKKKGEDVYSVEDPKRPASFSKEKPSTHVQPPVERPFQRERWVKLAREVSSQFNAHPELFDSEVRVTADKVTRLFVSTEGSRLVTEETLYGLHVSAVTRAPDGQLLDNSRDFYAPTEAGLPDDKRVRESAAKVIEELLALRQAPAIDPYTGPAILAPEAAGVLFHETLGHRLEGDRQDGDNEGKTFKGQVGKLVLPTFLSLHDDPSLRTLVGEPLNGYYLYDEEGVKGQRVTLVEKGVLRNYLLGRRPVDGFLESNGHGRSQGTLKPVARMANLVVESTKQVSDTKLKQMLIEEAKRQDKPYGLIIRDITGGNTNTSSYGYQAFKGVPRMVYRVDVNTGNETLVRGVEIVGTPLSAVNRIMATGQKLGVFNGFCGAESGNVPVSTVAPAALLREIELQRAVEGKDRPPILSSPAASQSPAPREKP, encoded by the coding sequence GTGCCAATCCCCATCCAACCCGTCCTCCCTCTGCTGGCGGCCTCGGCCGTGTTGCTGGCGGCGACGCCCGCGCAGGATTCGCGCCTGACGCTGCTCGACGCCATGGCGAGCGAGCTGACGCGCAATCAGCAGCAACTCAAGCTCCAGAGCCACGAGCCGCCGTACTTCATGAGCTATCAGCTCAAGGACTACACGCAGGACGTGGTCGCCGCGCGCTACGGCGCTGTCTTCATGGACGACGGCTACCGCGAGCGCAGGCTCTATGTCGACGTGCGCGTGGGCGACTATGCCTTCGACAGCTCGGTCGCGGAGGGGTTGGACTTCTCGTTCTCCACGAAGGGCACCAGCTACACGTCGCGCAAGGAAGGGCCGCTGGATGACTCGCCGATGGCGCTGCGCACGGCGCTGTGGCTCATCACCGACGAGAAGTACAAGTCGGCCCTCTTCCAATACCTGAAGAAGAAGGGCGAGGACGTCTACTCGGTGGAGGACCCGAAGCGTCCGGCGTCCTTCTCGAAGGAGAAGCCGAGCACTCACGTCCAGCCGCCGGTGGAGCGCCCCTTCCAGCGCGAGCGTTGGGTGAAGCTGGCCCGCGAGGTGTCCTCGCAATTCAACGCGCATCCGGAGCTGTTCGACTCCGAGGTCCGTGTCACCGCGGACAAGGTGACGCGGTTGTTCGTGTCCACGGAGGGCTCGCGGCTGGTGACGGAGGAGACGCTGTATGGCCTCCACGTCTCGGCGGTGACACGTGCGCCGGATGGGCAGTTGCTGGACAACTCGCGGGACTTCTATGCGCCCACGGAGGCGGGGCTTCCGGATGACAAGCGGGTGCGCGAGTCGGCGGCGAAGGTCATCGAGGAGTTGTTGGCGTTGAGGCAGGCGCCGGCCATCGACCCGTACACGGGCCCGGCCATCCTCGCGCCGGAGGCGGCTGGCGTGTTGTTCCACGAGACGCTGGGTCACCGGCTGGAGGGGGACCGGCAGGATGGGGACAACGAGGGGAAGACCTTCAAGGGCCAGGTGGGGAAGCTGGTGCTGCCGACGTTCCTGTCGCTCCACGACGACCCGTCGCTGCGAACCCTGGTCGGTGAGCCGCTCAACGGGTACTACCTCTACGACGAAGAGGGCGTGAAGGGTCAGCGTGTGACGCTGGTGGAGAAGGGCGTGCTGCGCAACTACCTGCTGGGACGCCGCCCCGTGGATGGGTTTCTCGAGTCCAACGGACATGGCCGCAGCCAGGGCACGCTGAAGCCGGTGGCGCGCATGGCGAACCTGGTCGTGGAGAGCACGAAGCAGGTGAGCGACACGAAGCTGAAGCAGATGCTCATCGAGGAGGCGAAGCGGCAGGACAAGCCCTATGGCCTCATCATCCGCGACATCACGGGCGGCAACACGAACACGTCCAGCTATGGCTATCAGGCCTTCAAGGGCGTGCCGCGCATGGTGTACCGGGTGGATGTGAACACGGGGAATGAAACCCTCGTGCGGGGCGTGGAGATTGTCGGCACGCCGCTGTCGGCGGTGAATCGCATCATGGCCACGGGGCAGAAGCTGGGAGTCTTCAATGGCTTC
- a CDS encoding nucleotide sugar dehydrogenase, with protein MVGSPLLERIRRREAKVGVVGLGYVGLPLGMAFAEAGFPVLGLDIDRRKIDKIEKGESYIKHIPSAPLAELSKAGKLKATADFSKSKDLDCVIICVPTPLTASREPDMSYIIQTGEALSPHVRRGQLFILESTTYPGTTEEVLKPLLEKTGLKAGVDFHLAFSPEREDPGNKSFNTKTIPKIVGGFSPECAEVAAALYGSALKEVVPVSSTRVAELAKLLENIYRCVNIAMVNEMKMLCDRMNVDVWEVIQAASTKPFGFQPFYPGPGLGGHCIPIDPFYLTWKAREYEFHTKFIELAGEVNWQMPYYVVQRTMEALNKSRKTLNGARVLCLGAAYKKDIDDMRESPSLRIMTLLAEKGAEITYHDPYVPELHKGHGFNMELKSVPLNPDTLGDYDAVLILTDHTSIDYATVVARSSCVIDTRNATKGISQGREKVTKA; from the coding sequence ATGGTGGGCAGCCCGCTGCTGGAGCGGATTCGCCGGCGGGAGGCGAAGGTCGGGGTGGTGGGGTTGGGATATGTCGGTCTTCCGCTGGGGATGGCCTTCGCGGAGGCGGGCTTTCCCGTATTGGGGCTCGACATCGACAGGCGCAAGATCGACAAAATCGAGAAGGGGGAGAGCTACATCAAACACATCCCCAGCGCGCCGCTCGCGGAGCTGAGCAAGGCGGGGAAGCTGAAGGCCACGGCGGACTTCTCCAAGTCGAAGGACCTGGACTGCGTCATCATCTGCGTGCCCACGCCGCTGACGGCGTCGCGCGAGCCGGACATGAGCTACATCATCCAGACGGGTGAAGCGCTCTCTCCACACGTGCGCCGGGGGCAGCTCTTCATCCTGGAGTCCACCACGTACCCGGGCACCACCGAGGAGGTGCTCAAGCCGCTCCTGGAGAAGACAGGCCTCAAGGCGGGCGTGGACTTCCACCTGGCCTTCAGCCCCGAGCGCGAGGACCCGGGCAACAAGAGCTTCAACACGAAGACGATTCCGAAAATCGTCGGAGGCTTCTCACCCGAGTGCGCGGAGGTGGCCGCGGCGCTGTATGGCAGCGCGTTGAAGGAGGTCGTGCCGGTGTCCTCCACCCGCGTGGCGGAGTTGGCCAAGCTCTTGGAGAACATCTACCGCTGCGTGAACATCGCGATGGTCAACGAGATGAAGATGCTCTGTGACCGGATGAACGTGGACGTGTGGGAGGTCATCCAGGCGGCGAGCACCAAGCCCTTCGGCTTCCAGCCCTTCTATCCGGGCCCGGGCCTGGGCGGACACTGCATCCCCATCGACCCGTTCTATCTGACGTGGAAGGCGCGCGAGTACGAGTTCCACACCAAGTTCATCGAGCTGGCCGGCGAGGTGAACTGGCAGATGCCGTACTACGTCGTGCAGCGGACGATGGAGGCCCTCAACAAGAGCCGCAAGACGCTCAACGGCGCGCGCGTGTTGTGTCTGGGCGCCGCGTACAAGAAGGACATCGACGACATGCGCGAGAGTCCTTCCTTGCGCATCATGACGCTGCTCGCGGAGAAGGGCGCGGAGATCACCTACCACGACCCGTACGTGCCGGAGCTGCACAAGGGCCACGGCTTCAACATGGAGCTCAAGTCCGTGCCGCTCAATCCGGACACGCTGGGGGATTATGATGCGGTGCTCATCCTCACGGACCACACGAGCATCGACTACGCCACGGTGGTGGCCCGCTCCTCGTGTGTGATTGATACGCGCAACGCCACCAAGGGCATCTCCCAGGGGCGTGAGAAGGTGACGAAGGCCTGA
- a CDS encoding alginate lyase family protein: protein MGTLDYYAAIARLAPGALALSALRRMQGVARQARYRRREPTNQVRLLQALKVPRAEALATRVFGSHTSRVWCDVAQRASVLEALVAIPGARERASVRARTALRQEWNVFGTRVEFGEGRPVDWSLDVLSGHRYPLAPVAKLPLHSTGNDPKYPWVMGRLDSVVALGQGYWVEPSPEERARLVTAFVMQVLDFLQANPVGQGVHWTCPMEVALRAGNLAQALLMFSDAGPVRCAEFLVPVLGSLVDHTAWVEAHLEDRGAVPNNHLVSNHVGLLVVGLLFPELPGASRQVARAVEGLGQQMAAQVHVEGTSFEGSIPYHRLSVELFTLALLVSRGMGVPLGSAYESRLKRMFHAVRAWCSETGLAPQLGDNDSGRVFPLRERGDMEQGYLVGLGAALFGDSSLRDGELPDEAAWLLGHEGLERHRRLSSTRPPRSISFPEGGFHVLRGAGAVVTVSAGKQGQRGVGGHSHNDKLSFELHLGGRPVIVDPGTGSYTRDPATRNAFRGTAAHNTVQVDGAEQAALDPARLFALPEEARARVVAFLPGPRVDRLRVRHDGYRMLPAPVGIERTFRLDRKERVLAGRDGFIGTGRHEVVGRFHLPDEQARRVTLDGQVLGRAARATEEPVELGPFAVELGPPGAVLAWLVLERGLEPELVPSRYSPGYGRVVPSVTVEFRGQVRPPSVMRWAVVFR, encoded by the coding sequence ATGGGGACTCTCGACTACTACGCGGCCATCGCCCGGCTTGCTCCTGGGGCCTTGGCCCTGAGTGCGCTCCGGCGAATGCAAGGCGTGGCGCGACAGGCGCGCTACCGTCGTCGCGAGCCCACGAACCAGGTTCGGTTGCTTCAAGCCCTGAAGGTGCCGCGAGCCGAGGCCCTCGCGACGAGAGTCTTCGGCAGTCACACCTCCCGCGTCTGGTGTGACGTGGCCCAGCGCGCGTCCGTCTTGGAGGCGCTCGTGGCCATCCCCGGCGCACGTGAGCGCGCCAGCGTCCGGGCGAGGACGGCGCTTCGTCAGGAATGGAACGTCTTCGGGACCCGCGTCGAGTTTGGCGAGGGGCGCCCGGTGGACTGGTCGCTCGACGTGCTCAGCGGCCACCGGTATCCACTGGCGCCCGTGGCGAAGCTGCCGCTCCATTCGACGGGGAACGACCCGAAGTATCCCTGGGTGATGGGGCGGCTCGACAGCGTGGTGGCGCTGGGCCAGGGGTATTGGGTCGAGCCCTCACCGGAAGAACGCGCGAGGCTGGTCACCGCGTTCGTGATGCAGGTGCTGGACTTCCTCCAGGCCAATCCCGTGGGCCAGGGCGTCCACTGGACGTGTCCCATGGAAGTCGCGCTGCGGGCAGGCAATCTCGCGCAGGCGCTGCTCATGTTCTCCGACGCGGGGCCGGTGCGGTGCGCGGAGTTCCTGGTGCCGGTGCTCGGCTCGCTCGTGGACCACACGGCCTGGGTGGAGGCGCATCTCGAGGACCGGGGCGCGGTGCCCAACAACCACCTCGTGTCGAATCACGTCGGGCTGCTCGTGGTGGGGTTGCTCTTTCCCGAGCTGCCCGGTGCCTCACGGCAGGTGGCGCGCGCGGTGGAAGGGCTGGGCCAGCAGATGGCCGCGCAGGTGCACGTCGAGGGCACGTCCTTCGAGGGCTCCATTCCCTATCATCGACTGTCGGTGGAGCTCTTCACGCTGGCGCTGCTCGTGTCCCGGGGCATGGGGGTGCCGCTGGGCTCGGCGTACGAGTCGCGGCTCAAGCGCATGTTCCACGCGGTGCGCGCCTGGTGCTCGGAGACGGGGCTGGCGCCGCAACTGGGCGACAACGACTCCGGACGCGTGTTCCCGCTTCGAGAGCGCGGAGACATGGAGCAGGGCTATCTCGTGGGGCTGGGCGCGGCGCTCTTCGGAGATTCGAGCCTGCGCGACGGGGAGCTTCCGGACGAGGCCGCGTGGCTCCTGGGCCATGAGGGACTGGAGCGTCACCGGCGCCTGTCTTCGACGCGTCCGCCTCGCTCCATCAGCTTTCCCGAGGGAGGCTTCCACGTGCTGCGGGGCGCGGGGGCCGTCGTCACGGTGAGCGCCGGCAAGCAGGGGCAGCGCGGGGTGGGGGGCCACAGCCACAACGACAAGCTCTCCTTCGAGCTGCACCTGGGCGGACGTCCCGTCATCGTCGACCCTGGGACAGGTTCGTACACGAGAGACCCCGCGACGCGGAACGCGTTTCGGGGCACGGCGGCGCACAACACCGTGCAGGTGGATGGCGCGGAGCAGGCCGCGTTGGACCCGGCGAGGTTGTTCGCGCTGCCCGAGGAGGCGCGCGCGCGCGTGGTGGCCTTCCTTCCTGGGCCTCGCGTGGACAGGTTGCGTGTCCGGCACGATGGCTACCGCATGCTCCCGGCACCGGTGGGCATCGAGCGGACCTTCCGGTTGGACCGGAAGGAGCGGGTGCTCGCGGGGCGAGATGGATTCATCGGGACCGGGCGGCACGAGGTGGTGGGACGTTTTCATCTCCCGGACGAGCAGGCGCGGCGCGTGACGCTGGATGGACAGGTGCTCGGGCGCGCGGCGCGTGCGACGGAGGAGCCGGTGGAGCTGGGGCCCTTCGCGGTGGAGCTGGGGCCTCCGGGCGCGGTGCTCGCGTGGCTCGTGTTGGAGCGGGGGCTGGAGCCGGAGCTGGTGCCGTCGCGGTACTCGCCGGGCTATGGGCGCGTGGTGCCCTCGGTGACGGTGGAGTTCCGGGGGCAGGTGCGGCCTCCGTCGGTCATGAGGTGGGCGGTTGTCTTCAGGTGA
- a CDS encoding histidine kinase dimerization/phospho-acceptor domain-containing protein, translating into MPIPLRVQAGAWSGRGVDIAFDAEVGQALAAVAERALRCGALAGMELLLRETLRLTSASGAALFDGDTCVARAGTHAAGFASSPGRLLRLWPEQPRHQEGTLLERLSHFGGALLAAHARESSAQARHSRLLASQRALEQDAARWEVRRSLAAHDLRTPLMVVRGYLDMVLKGHAGPLGATMQRYLDRMARATQDQRAVIDQRLSRCPTTDLAPLLNARLNPHTRHAPRWEVTLALPDRPILMRAESSQLEAWLGALTRALATTRASSVWFFAVAVDARRCWQFDIQTQGGHVPAERRVAVAREHTRRLGGTLRAPTQDTQQSWVVQLPAEAGAGAP; encoded by the coding sequence ATGCCCATACCTCTGCGCGTGCAAGCGGGAGCTTGGAGTGGGCGGGGCGTCGACATCGCGTTCGACGCGGAGGTGGGGCAGGCGCTGGCCGCGGTCGCCGAGCGCGCGCTGCGCTGTGGCGCCCTCGCGGGCATGGAGCTTCTCTTGCGCGAAACACTTCGATTGACGAGCGCCTCCGGCGCGGCCCTCTTCGATGGAGACACGTGCGTGGCCAGGGCGGGCACCCATGCCGCGGGCTTTGCGTCGAGCCCCGGACGCCTCCTGCGCCTCTGGCCCGAGCAGCCCCGTCATCAGGAGGGGACGCTGCTCGAACGGTTGTCCCACTTCGGGGGCGCGCTGCTCGCGGCACATGCGCGGGAGTCCTCCGCCCAGGCACGGCATTCCCGATTGCTCGCGTCACAACGAGCGTTGGAGCAGGACGCGGCCCGCTGGGAGGTGCGCCGCTCGCTGGCGGCACATGACCTGCGCACGCCCTTGATGGTCGTGAGGGGTTACCTGGACATGGTGCTGAAAGGCCATGCAGGGCCGCTCGGCGCGACAATGCAGCGCTACCTGGACCGGATGGCGCGGGCCACGCAGGACCAGCGCGCCGTCATCGACCAACGCCTGAGCCGCTGCCCCACCACGGACCTGGCCCCCCTGCTGAATGCGCGGCTCAATCCCCACACGAGACATGCGCCGCGCTGGGAGGTGACACTGGCCCTGCCCGACCGTCCCATCCTCATGAGGGCGGAGTCCTCCCAGTTGGAGGCCTGGCTGGGCGCGCTGACGCGAGCCCTCGCGACGACACGTGCGAGCTCGGTGTGGTTCTTCGCGGTGGCCGTCGATGCCCGGCGGTGTTGGCAGTTCGACATCCAGACGCAAGGAGGCCACGTGCCCGCGGAGCGGCGCGTCGCGGTGGCGCGTGAGCACACCCGGCGGTTGGGCGGGACACTGCGCGCGCCCACCCAGGACACACAACAGTCCTGGGTGGTCCAGCTTCCAGCGGAGGCGGGCGCCGGAGCGCCCTGA